In Montipora foliosa isolate CH-2021 chromosome 13, ASM3666993v2, whole genome shotgun sequence, one DNA window encodes the following:
- the LOC137981998 gene encoding uncharacterized protein: protein MQNVEEPIDRYVNRLRKHAATCKFGTLTDELIRDRLVLGIRDEITKLRLLKEDKLDLNKTLHICRSNEIASSQLKAMSSDSNKAQNKEEIRVVRERKSKSPQKSRSTKQIQRKDASKSEFTRKKKYKCYNCGGSERHKLQDCPAYGRECKTCGKRNHFASVCLSKRSNDVKAVTSELDYDSDSNDDEYAFSIEEVGMIKEKGKQLIATLSFTDENTNFSTEIDCQLDTGATCNVITHRDLSIINQDANPKLQQSNVKLRLFDGSVMHPSGEVKLKVNKEHCLKFQVINGKQKPILSAQTCQILELLKISEQIHEISETGTGKKPLTKESILKEFHDVFEGLGNIGHASVTVDPDAKPIQHAPRRIAVTLHKEVKAKLAELEKKQINLPSG, encoded by the coding sequence GACTGACGAACTCATACGGGATAGACTTGTCCTCGGAATTCGCGATGAAATCACAAAACTGCGTCTTCTAAAAGAAGATAAACTGGATCTCAACAAAACTCTCCACATTTGCCGGAGCAACGAAATTGCAAGCAGTCAACTAAAAGCCATGAGCTCAGATAGCAACAAAGCAcagaacaaagaagaaatacGCGTAGTTCGAGAGCGGAAGTCCAAGTCACCACAAAAGTCACGCAGCACAAAGCAAATCCAAAGGAAAGACGCCAGCAAAAGTGAATTTACtcgaaaaaagaaatacaaatgcTACAACTGTGGTGGTTCCGAAAGGCACAAATTACAAGACTGCCCAGCGTATGGCAGAGAATGCAAGACCTGTGGCAAAAGGAACCACTTTGCGTCTGTTTGTTTATCAAAAAGATCAAACGACGTGAAAGCGGTGACATCCGAATTGGACTACGACAGCGACTCCAACGACGACGAATACGCATTCAGTATCGAGGAAGTTGGGatgataaaagaaaaaggaaaacaactaaTCGCTACGCTATCGTTTACAGACGAAAACACTAATTTCAGCACTGAAATAGACTGTCAACTTGATACTGGAGCCACATGCAACGTGATTACTCATCGAGACCTGTCAATCATCAATCAAGACGCTAATCCTAAACTTCAACAAAGCAACGTCAAACTCAGACTGTTTGACGGATCTGTTATGCATCCCTCAGGAGAGGTCAAACTTAAAGTCAACAAGGAACATTGTTTGAAGTTTCAAGTTATCAACggaaaacaaaagccaatttTATCAGCGCAAACGTGCCAGATATTGGAACTTTTAAAGATCAGTGAACAAATACACGAGATCAGCGAAACCGGAACCGGAAAAAAGCCACTAACCAAAGAAAGCATCTTGAAAGAATTTCATGACGTATTTGAAGGCTTGGGTAACATTGGTCACGCAAGTGTTACTGTTGACCCAGACGCAAAGCCAATACAACACGCGCCTCGGAGAATAGCCGTCACGCTTCATAAAGAAGTTAAGGCCAAGCTTGCTGAACTTGAGAAGAAACAAATCAACCTACCGAGTGGATAA